Genomic segment of Microcoleus sp. bin38.metabat.b11b12b14.051:
GTGTTCGTCATTTAAGTTGTATTTTTGGGGTTGTTGAAGTAAATAATGTAGAAAGTTGACCAGTGGATGACTTGGATCTTTGCTAGAGATAGAGAAGTTTTTAAATTTGGAAACTAATATAGTGATTGATTCATTAATGTTTAGATTGAACTGAATAGACCCAAGAAAATAATTATTAATACCAGCATTTCTAAGCAATGCTAGCTTTCCAGCATCACTATCAATATTAATAAATAAATTTTGTAAAGCTGATTCTAGCCGAATAACGTCATTAATTTCTAAGTCTGAAAATATTTTAGTATTCATGAGTCTATCCTTTCTATAGTTGTCAATGTATCCTTAAGCTTCTGACACTCATTGGCTAGGGGTATGCCTAACTCTGTAGCAATGGCTAAAGCCATATCGCCAAATTCAATAGCTATATCGAGATGTCCTAAATGCTGATGCACTTCTGCCAAACTCTTCAGAGCTTCCGCTTGATTAGCACGGCTGCCAATTTCCCGAAAAATGTTGAGAGATTGCTGGAAATAATCCAGAGCTTCTACATAATTCTCAACTTGTATTAAAGTATTGCCTAAATTGCATAATGCCTCCCCTTCGGATAGAATATATCCAATTTCTCTTGCAATTTGTAACTGATGCTGATAGCAGCTAATGGCTCGATCGTACTCACCAAGAGATTGGTAAGCAAATCCGATATTTCCTAGCGCTTCTCCTTCTCCTTGGCGATTGCCGATTTCTCTTGCAATTGCTAAACTCTGCTGCGAATATTCAATGGTCTTTCCATAATCTCCGATATTCGCATATACACTTCCCAGATTTGCAAGTGCCTGTTCTTCTCCCCTGACATCGCCAATCTCTTGTGCTATTAGCAAACTCTCTTGATTGTACTCAATTCCTTGGACATACTCTCCGATTGATTCGTAAACAACTCCCAGACTCCCCAAAGCCATTTCCTCTCCCCTGCGATCGCCGATTTCTCTTGCAATTTTTAAACTCTGCTGATAATACTCAATCGCCATTTCGTATTCTCCTTGGTATAGGTGAAAAGCACCTATATTAGCTAATGCTTGTCCTTCATCAAAGCGATTGTTGATTTGTCGTGCGATCGCTAAACTCTGCTGCGAATATTCAATTGTCTTAGAATAATTTCCTAGACTCGCATATACACTTCCCAGATTTGTAAGTGCCTGTGCTTTTCCCCTAAGATCGCCAATCTCTTGTGCTATTTTTAAGCTGTGTTGATGACACTCAATTGCTCTAACATACTCTCCCATAAGAAAATAAAGTTTTCCTAAATTTACGAGAGCATTCTCCTGCCCTAAATCGTCTTGAATTTCCCGTGCAATAGTCAAACTTTGTTGTAGATAGTCCATCGCTCTTCTATAGTCTCCCAAAATATAGTAACTATTGCCTAAAGTATTTAATAAATTAATATCAAAGCTACCATTTAGTTTGCCTAGTATTTGGCTACATACTTCTATTTGTTCGCGATAGTAGCTCCAAATTCCCAGTTGTTTATATAATTCTTCTTGGCTCGGAGTATTAATGCGAGTCAAAAGTATTTTGCTAGCTGCTTCCCAATTCTCTACGTTACAGAGATGTCCAAATGCTTCCAAGTATCCCCTAACTTTGTCTAGGTTGGAAGCATCGGGCTGTGGGTGATATTGTGTCAGCCAATTTATTACAGCTTTATACTGCGTCCGTCGATGGCGTAAAGTTATGCCTTTTATATAATTTCCGTCTATACCTAGTTTAGCAAGCACCAACTCGCCATCAGGTGTTATATTTATTTCCCTGTCATCATCTTCGTCCAGTTGTTTTAGGTGTTCAAGCGACACACTCCGAATTAAATTGTGCTGCCTTAACAAAGATCGATCGCCTTCAACGACTTCTTCCACTAAGTAGCGATCGCGCAACGCATCCAGCGCCACCTGCTGTTCATCTTCATCCCGATCCCAATCCTCCAAATGTGACAGCCAAAAATCCTCCGGTACTGGACAGCGATACACCGAAGCTTCGCAGAGCAATATATAGGCATAGCGAACATCTTTTTGCAACCGATTAAAAGTTTTTTCTAGTCGAAATCGCACATTCCTTCGTAAGTTGCGCGTGTATCGATGCAGGTTGAACTTATCATCGGCTGATGCTGTTATTCCCTTAGTCTTCGCTTCCTCGATCGCCTTCTCAACCTCTTCTACTTCACGTCCGTACTGGTTCCAGTAAGTCACAACATTACCATCAAAAGGCTGATTTCTAATTTCTCCAGCAATTACTCGCAACGCCAACGGATAACCCTCGTATGCACGCCCAATCCTTTCTAGATAATGTCTACCTGGTGAATTTATACTAATTTCTAGCCCAGCTTTCTCAAACAATGCCAACCGTTCCCGTTCTTCCAATCCGCTCAAAGGTTGACAATACCAAAAATTTTGATACCTCGTTCCTATTGTTGGGATTTGAGAGGGTAAATCTTGCGAAGTTAGGATGATACAGCTTTCACAAGAATCTGCTGCTAGCAAACTTTCAAAAAATCGCACCCACCACTCATCTTTAAAATCACTCCATCCCTCTTCCTCATTTCCCTGTAGAAGGTTCTCCAAAGAATCAATCTGCACCAAATAGCGATTCTCTGTTAGATGTCTCACCAATCGATAGAGCAGGCGTTGAGTATCTTTACGGTCTTCCGGCGTGATTAATTCTCCCCATTTTTCCAGCCAGCGGGCAGCAACGCTAGCAAAATCTGAGGTTTGCTGTTCGTCATCAAAGTTTTCTTGATGATAGTGCGACCAGTCATTTTCAAACCAGTCGGCAACTTCTACTGCTAATCTTTCGCCAAGAGCCGTTTTACCAATCCCTGTGATACCAACCAACATCAGCAGGCGGCAATTACTACGAATACGATCGCTCAAATCCCGAATCAGGTTGTCCCGACCAACCCATCTATCATCAAGTGCAAAGAAATTAAGAGGACGAACTTGAGTTTCTTGCAAACTCTCACTTGCAGTAGACTGAGACTCCTCACGAAAAAGCTGTTTACGCTCACGAGGTGGCAAGGTGCGTAATATACCTACGCCTGGTTTGGGCGTCCGAAGTTGATTAGTCAATCGGCGGTAAAGCGATTCATATCCATCTGCTGTATCCAGTCTGTAAAAGGTAGCACTACGAAGGGGACTAGGGATAAATTCAGAATCTTGAGCAGTAAAGGCGATTGGAATAAACTTTGAATTCTTCCCTTGGGCATCATAGAGTTCCTGAATGATGACACCTCCTTCCCAAGTTACCCCCTTTCCTTTTCCTGTTTCTTCCTGTCCTCGGAATCTTCGATCGTACTGCTGCGTACACACTATCAGGGCATAATCTGATGCTTCGACTTGATTAAGCATCCAGCGTTGCCATCCTTCAGGCGGCGAATCTTCGTACTGGTCAATATTACAGTCAATACCATCCTCGCGAAAGCGATCGGCAAGTGCCAGTACCGATTCTTTGTGTTCTTGGGAATCATGACTGTAACTGATAAAAACTTTTGGCGGTGTAGAGCCAAAATTCATGGTTTGAGCAGATTTAGGTAAAAGGAGTGGCAGAGTAGATTGTTCGGAAGATGCCTTACCCGCCTCCTCAATCTGAAGCTTCGCCAAAATCTCAAAAGCAAACGCACTTGCATTGCGTGCAGCCATTTCCTGAGAACCACGCGCATCAGCTTTACTTTTACCATCAATCCAGTCAAAAATTCCACGGACAACCAGTACCGATACTTGGTGATTGGCATAAGCCGCTTGTAGCAAGTCCCCCCCCTCTATCTCCAGGGCTACCGCATCACCATAGTTCAACTGGATAAACTTAAAAACATCAGACTTTCTGGAGGTAATCAATTTCTCCCCCCCCGCAACAATCGGCGCAACGAATACGCGGGGGGTTGTATTGGGTGCAGATGCCAGCCTTTGCAGCCAGTCCGATTTCTTCGACTCAGCCATCGATCGCTGGATTAAGCTGTATGTAGATCGCCCTAAATCGGGTCTGGGTTGAAATTTCTGTTTTGCCTTGCCAGACTCGTCGTAACCATAGACTTTCGTCGCGGCTACCACATCACCGATCGCCACATCTTTGATACCTCCAGCCACTCCCACAGACATTATGACACTGGGATTGAAATAGGCGATCGCTCTTTCCGCCTCTACCCCTACCCCCACACCCATCTTACCTAAACCTAGCTTAACAATGCCAACTTCCCATGACTTCCCGTTGGCAATAAATTTGCCGCGTTCGTAAATTGTGCCTTGGGGGTGCATTTCTTCTCGGAGGTCGGTCAGATGGCTGCAACTTGCTATATACTCTATATTCAGACAAGTAATTATCAATGCACGTCCAACTGCAATTGGAGTTGTTTCTACAGGCTTAATTGCTATATCTTCTAGCCAATTCCAAATAACAGGAGAAAGCATCATTAACTCCCTATTTCCTGTTTTAATTTGTATTTTTTCTTCGGTAATCTTTTCTCTTAAATCCTCTTCTTCTCCATAAAATATCTGTGCCAAAGCGCGTGAAGTATTTACCAAGTATTGTCGATACGACCACAAATCAATGCTAGTGCGTTCTAGTGGCTCAGCTAAAATTTCTACTATTTTGGGAATTTCTATTTGACCTGGCAAACCCAATATAGGGTTTTCTTCTGGTAAACTTTCATCTAAAAAATCCGTTAATTCCTCAACTACTCGATCGGGATTTAGATAAGCTTGAGCAATCCACTTTTGAGTACGAGTTTGTTCCGGGCGCTGCTTCCACTCAGGCTGGTTTTTCAAATAAATTCCTAAAAAATCTGCAATCTCAAATGGTCGCCTCCAACCAAACCGATTTTCCAATTCAACCAACAAAACTTCCCGCACGCAGGGTTCTACTTCAAAAACTCCCCGATCCATAGGGCGACAGAGGGGTGATAGGAGAAAATCACTTTCAGCAATCCAAGATACATTTTCACTATCTAGAAAATTGATATTAATTAAATTGACTAACTCTGGACTCAGAAATAATGGTAGCGCCGCATGACAAGCTAGGGACAAGTGCTTCATGCCAAAACGTCGCTCAAAAGCTACTACCTCCCGAACAGCAAATTCGGGGGGTAGCCATTGCCTTCTGATAACTGCTTCCAGGGTTTTAATCATCTAACCCAACTCCTGATGGAAATGGATGTCCCTGCAAAATTTTAACTGTATCATTTAAGCCTTCTTTATCCAAAGGAAACATCGGCACCAGATGGGCAATATCCTCAGCCGTAGTTACTTTCCAGCGGACGGCAGGCACGGGATTTAACCAGGCATATAAATAAGTATAGGCGCTCAAAATCTTCAAAAAAGCTTTGGTGTCTGCTAATCGTCGCCCGTCGTAAGAACCCCGCGCTGCCCCAGCATCGCTGAAAATCAGCACGCTGTTACTCTTGGCTTGGTCAGACAAGACTTCTTCCATAGGAACAGGAACAGTTAGGTTAGGTTGCTCGAAAAGAAAGCCCTCTGGACAGTCGTGAAAGTAGTAAGTTCTCGTTTTACCCAAAAGCCCCCCTTTTTCTATGCTTTCTTGCAATGCGTCAATTAGCAGTGTAAAGGGAACCATTGAACCCTCACAGTCTATTAATAATATAAGTTTAACTTGGTTGCGACGGCGAGGCTGTAAAACGGGACTTCGCAAAAAGCCGGTTAGGCAGATGTCCTTGATTGTACCGTCTACATCCAAATCTTCTGGGATACCTTCTCGTCGCAGACGGCGTAGATGTCGCCAAATACTAGCCATCTCTCGCATACTAATAGGTAAACGAGGTGTGAGATGGTATTTAATTTCTGGCTGAATAGATTCACTTTTCTCTAATGAGATATGACGAGGGGATAAGGAAGTAACAGCTCTCTGGAAATCGTATTTTTGAGATTTTGTCCTGAATTCCTGTTTTTTTTGGTTGCCAAAGCCTTTTTTGCTGGTTGAATATGAGGATGAAGCATTAGAGTTCGAGGTAAATTTATCCCTATTCAAAGTAGAGTTTAGTGATTTGGGTTTAATGCTTGCCTCCAGCCGAGGTTTAACCCATTGAGCGAAAGCGATATCAAATATTTCTTGGTCTTCTTTTGATTTAGCCCACAGCAAACGTAGAAAGCGTTCCAATCTCTCAACATCTTCTAATCCTACCCCTTCGCGAACAGCTTTAGTTGCCAGCAAATACTCTGATACCCCCAGAGGCATACCCTGCTTGCGTAAATCGTTAAACAATAGCGACAGAAATGACTCAACTTTAATCATGTTATTCTTTTACTTTAATCCCTTGAGTTTATCTAAGGCATTGAGATCATTTTGAGTTTTAACTATAGTGTCGAAATAAGGTAGTTGGCTTAAATCAATTTCAGCTAATTGTTTAGGTGTTAATTTGTTTTTTAGCTCGTCTCGCTCCAAAAGTCGCAACCAGTTGATAAACTCGCTAGTGCTGGGTTTTTTACGCCAGGGAAAACTTTTTTGATGTCGCAGTTTCCAAAACTTTTTTAAGGCTTCTTCAAAAAGAGGCGAAATTGCTTTTTGGAAATGGCTTGTAACAATATTAGTAAGTTCTTCCTCTTGAGGAAAATCAATGTAGTAAAAAAGGCAGCGACGCAAAAAAGCTTGAGGTAATTCTTTTTCTCGATTGCTTGTAATGATAATCAAAGGTAAAAAATCTCTTCTTTCTTCAGATGTCTTCCCTTGAAGAGCATCAAATTTCCAGCCCTTGACTTCATCTACCTCAAACTGTAATTTATCTAGCACTAAAAGCAGGTCATTCGGAAAATCTATATCAGCCTTATCAATTTCATCAATTAATACTACGGACGGAATATTGTTTTGCGAAAGTTCAATTGCTTCGCCTAGTTTACCTAATTCTACATAGTCTCTGCGAGCAAGTATTTTATCTTGACTATCAGATATTTTTTTTTCTTGAATGTCATATAATCGCTGAACAGCATCGTAAGTATAAAGTAAATCTTGTGCGCGACTGGTAGAGCGAATATAGCATTCTTTTAACGAATAACCAAGTTCATAAGCTACTGCATAAGCAAGCCTAGTTTTGCCACAACCCGGTTCCCCTTCTAGCAGTAGCGGACGACGAAGATACAGAGCATCATTAACCGCTTCAGCTAACCTTGGGGGAGCTATGTAAGGCTCTGGAACTAATTGTACGTCTTTGAGTGATTCATAGCGACAATTGCCATCGCCTGTGTATACCCGATTTTTAAATTCATTCATAGTTTTAAGATCCTTTAACTTTGCTCTCGACCTATTATGACGAAATATATCCTTGGAATTAGTGTATTTCGCCAGAAGCTGCATCCACAAAATATTAATTAATTACACAACTAAATTCCCCCTTTGTAATTCAGAAATAATATACTGCAATTCCTGATAAGTTCCAATTAAGTGTCCGTGCTGACTTTGCAATCTTACGAGGTATCGCTCGATAACATAATCTTCTATATCTAGTTGTTTGAGACGACCTCGAAACCACTGCGATAGATTCGTAGTGTCAAACTCTTTAGGAATGGTTATATTTGTCAAGCCATTTATATGGTGTTCAAACCCAACATTAGCAAAAATAATTACAAAACAACGGCTCGTTTGTTTGATAAAAGGGTTAACTTCTATTCTACTTTTCTCAAAAAAATTCATAGCAACAGATTCCATATCTTTTCTGATTTTTTCTGGTATATCATATAACCAAATAATTAATACAATATCCAGGTAAGCTTCCGTAAAAAACCAATCCACAATGTTTTGACATTCGTGGCAAATTTTAAGCTTAGATTCTATAACTTCTCCTCCTGTTAATATATCATTTGCATAGAGGCGAACATCCAGTTTTTTGTAAGGTCGCTCAGTCTTAGATTTTAGATCCCGCAATATCCGCTCAATTATATAGTCTTTAAGCATCGTATCATGACCGCTGATGGCAAAAGCAAATGTTCCCTCATAACCTACTCGCTGTTTAAACTCATACTCTAAAGATTCTAAGTCATAACCAACTATAATTTCCTTGTCAATTTTTGCAGGTTGTGAATTGGGTGGTTCTTGTGGTTGTTCTTGTCTAGCCCTAGCCAGTAAATCATTGTAATTTGTGTGCCTTGGTTGAAATTCTGAATTTTCTATTGTCTGGTTGTATTTAACAATTAATTTTGTGATAAATTCATGTTCATCAGTTGTTTCTTTAAATTTATACTTAAAATACTCTAAAAATATAATTAAAATTATTTTTTTAGATGAACCATCATAGTGGTATTGATTTGTAGCTTGAGCCAAGAATATTTCCACAAATTCTTTTGGCGGGCAACTGTAGCTTACATCTAATTGATTTTCGATATTACAATTAGACATCACAGACTTTAAATATTTAGGACTACAACCGCTAAAATGTTCATTCATAATTCCTTGTAACTTTTCTATTTCATCAAACTG
This window contains:
- a CDS encoding tetratricopeptide repeat protein, translated to MIKTLEAVIRRQWLPPEFAVREVVAFERRFGMKHLSLACHAALPLFLSPELVNLININFLDSENVSWIAESDFLLSPLCRPMDRGVFEVEPCVREVLLVELENRFGWRRPFEIADFLGIYLKNQPEWKQRPEQTRTQKWIAQAYLNPDRVVEELTDFLDESLPEENPILGLPGQIEIPKIVEILAEPLERTSIDLWSYRQYLVNTSRALAQIFYGEEEDLREKITEEKIQIKTGNRELMMLSPVIWNWLEDIAIKPVETTPIAVGRALIITCLNIEYIASCSHLTDLREEMHPQGTIYERGKFIANGKSWEVGIVKLGLGKMGVGVGVEAERAIAYFNPSVIMSVGVAGGIKDVAIGDVVAATKVYGYDESGKAKQKFQPRPDLGRSTYSLIQRSMAESKKSDWLQRLASAPNTTPRVFVAPIVAGGEKLITSRKSDVFKFIQLNYGDAVALEIEGGDLLQAAYANHQVSVLVVRGIFDWIDGKSKADARGSQEMAARNASAFAFEILAKLQIEEAGKASSEQSTLPLLLPKSAQTMNFGSTPPKVFISYSHDSQEHKESVLALADRFREDGIDCNIDQYEDSPPEGWQRWMLNQVEASDYALIVCTQQYDRRFRGQEETGKGKGVTWEGGVIIQELYDAQGKNSKFIPIAFTAQDSEFIPSPLRSATFYRLDTADGYESLYRRLTNQLRTPKPGVGILRTLPPRERKQLFREESQSTASESLQETQVRPLNFFALDDRWVGRDNLIRDLSDRIRSNCRLLMLVGITGIGKTALGERLAVEVADWFENDWSHYHQENFDDEQQTSDFASVAARWLEKWGELITPEDRKDTQRLLYRLVRHLTENRYLVQIDSLENLLQGNEEEGWSDFKDEWWVRFFESLLAADSCESCIILTSQDLPSQIPTIGTRYQNFWYCQPLSGLEERERLALFEKAGLEISINSPGRHYLERIGRAYEGYPLALRVIAGEIRNQPFDGNVVTYWNQYGREVEEVEKAIEEAKTKGITASADDKFNLHRYTRNLRRNVRFRLEKTFNRLQKDVRYAYILLCEASVYRCPVPEDFWLSHLEDWDRDEDEQQVALDALRDRYLVEEVVEGDRSLLRQHNLIRSVSLEHLKQLDEDDDREINITPDGELVLAKLGIDGNYIKGITLRHRRTQYKAVINWLTQYHPQPDASNLDKVRGYLEAFGHLCNVENWEAASKILLTRINTPSQEELYKQLGIWSYYREQIEVCSQILGKLNGSFDINLLNTLGNSYYILGDYRRAMDYLQQSLTIAREIQDDLGQENALVNLGKLYFLMGEYVRAIECHQHSLKIAQEIGDLRGKAQALTNLGSVYASLGNYSKTIEYSQQSLAIARQINNRFDEGQALANIGAFHLYQGEYEMAIEYYQQSLKIAREIGDRRGEEMALGSLGVVYESIGEYVQGIEYNQESLLIAQEIGDVRGEEQALANLGSVYANIGDYGKTIEYSQQSLAIAREIGNRQGEGEALGNIGFAYQSLGEYDRAISCYQHQLQIAREIGYILSEGEALCNLGNTLIQVENYVEALDYFQQSLNIFREIGSRANQAEALKSLAEVHQHLGHLDIAIEFGDMALAIATELGIPLANECQKLKDTLTTIERIDS
- a CDS encoding MoxR family ATPase — translated: MNEFKNRVYTGDGNCRYESLKDVQLVPEPYIAPPRLAEAVNDALYLRRPLLLEGEPGCGKTRLAYAVAYELGYSLKECYIRSTSRAQDLLYTYDAVQRLYDIQEKKISDSQDKILARRDYVELGKLGEAIELSQNNIPSVVLIDEIDKADIDFPNDLLLVLDKLQFEVDEVKGWKFDALQGKTSEERRDFLPLIIITSNREKELPQAFLRRCLFYYIDFPQEEELTNIVTSHFQKAISPLFEEALKKFWKLRHQKSFPWRKKPSTSEFINWLRLLERDELKNKLTPKQLAEIDLSQLPYFDTIVKTQNDLNALDKLKGLK